In Flavobacterium sp. CBA20B-1, one DNA window encodes the following:
- a CDS encoding DUF2911 domain-containing protein, with protein MKKILIAAALIVAIQTNAQIKTPQASLKAEVEQMVGLTDVEVDYFRPAKKGRLVFGDLVPYGKTWRTGANQNTTIEFDTDVEINGSALPAGKYALYTVPKAQMWDVIFYKTTDNWGLPQKWNEEDVVIKTSVKPETLTKDVEYFTISITPENNEKGSIDMAWEKTIVHIPFTVPTHKIAMESIQTSINENSKATDYYAAGVYLFTSNTDVKKALDYVNKSIAMQNGEAPFYMLRQKSLIQAANGDKKGAIETAKKSLELSEKAGNEDYVKMNRNSILEWSRS; from the coding sequence ATGAAAAAGATATTAATAGCAGCAGCATTGATAGTAGCGATACAAACAAATGCACAAATAAAAACACCTCAAGCAAGTTTAAAAGCAGAAGTGGAACAAATGGTAGGCTTAACAGATGTAGAGGTTGACTATTTTCGTCCGGCAAAAAAAGGGCGTTTGGTTTTTGGTGACTTAGTTCCTTACGGAAAAACATGGAGAACAGGTGCCAACCAAAATACAACCATTGAATTTGATACAGATGTTGAAATCAACGGAAGTGCATTGCCTGCTGGTAAATATGCATTGTACACAGTGCCAAAAGCACAAATGTGGGATGTGATTTTCTATAAAACAACAGACAATTGGGGATTGCCACAAAAATGGAACGAAGAAGATGTGGTTATAAAAACATCGGTTAAACCAGAAACATTAACCAAAGATGTAGAATATTTTACCATTAGCATTACACCAGAAAACAATGAAAAAGGCTCAATAGATATGGCTTGGGAAAAAACCATTGTACATATACCTTTCACAGTGCCTACTCACAAAATCGCAATGGAAAGCATTCAAACAAGCATCAATGAGAATTCAAAAGCTACAGATTATTATGCAGCAGGTGTTTATTTGTTTACATCGAATACCGATGTGAAAAAAGCATTAGATTATGTAAACAAATCAATTGCTATGCAAAACGGCGAAGCACCATTCTATATGTTGCGTCAGAAATCGTTGATACAAGCAGCAAACGGCGATAAAAAAGGCGCTATTGAAACCGCTAAAAAGTCTTTAGAACTTTCGGAAAAAGCAGGAAATGAAGACTATGTAAAAATGAACCGAAACTCAATTTTAGAATGGAGTAGATCATAA
- a CDS encoding ATP-binding protein, whose translation MSNSRLIPTEKIIERLQYENPWWATKEIPSLYKEMSKRLYFDLFYPFVTETDIRRAVVLMGPRRVGKTVMMFHTIDELINENINPQRIFFIGIDNPIYVNLSLQEILDLCKDSVKVENLENCFVFFDEIQYLKDWERHLKVLVDTYPKTKFIVSGSAAAALKWHSTESGAGRFTDFMLPPLTFQEFIHLKNRDHLIQKSTIQYGDKQIPYCLPINIDELNDEFIQYLNFGGYPEVVLSEKIQKDMGRYVKNDIVDKVLLRDLPSLYGIKDVQELNRFFTYIAYNTGNEFSYETMSKDSGIQKETLKKYLEYLEAAFLIKVLNKVDINAKRLKRVTSFKVYLTNPSLRTALFSPVKGMDSEMGNMVETAILSQWMHRENLDLTYARWKDGRSEGEVDLVLVDDKKFKPVWGVEIKWSNRFFEMPQDLKSLIKFCKANQFEKALVTTIDKQDTKLESEISFTFVPASVYAYNIGEITLEKKTK comes from the coding sequence ATGAGCAACTCAAGACTTATTCCGACAGAGAAAATTATAGAACGCTTGCAGTACGAAAATCCGTGGTGGGCGACTAAAGAGATTCCTTCGCTCTATAAAGAAATGTCCAAACGTCTGTATTTTGATTTGTTTTATCCCTTTGTTACCGAGACAGACATTCGCAGAGCAGTAGTTTTAATGGGGCCTAGACGTGTGGGTAAAACCGTCATGATGTTTCACACCATAGACGAGTTAATTAATGAAAATATAAATCCACAACGTATTTTCTTTATAGGTATTGATAATCCCATCTATGTTAATTTAAGCTTACAGGAGATTTTAGATTTATGCAAAGATTCTGTAAAGGTGGAAAATTTAGAAAACTGCTTTGTATTTTTTGATGAAATACAGTATCTCAAAGATTGGGAACGCCACTTAAAAGTATTGGTAGATACCTATCCCAAGACCAAATTTATTGTGTCGGGTTCTGCTGCTGCCGCTCTGAAGTGGCATAGTACAGAAAGTGGTGCGGGAAGATTTACAGATTTTATGTTGCCTCCTCTTACTTTTCAGGAATTCATCCATCTAAAAAACAGAGATCACCTCATTCAGAAAAGTACCATACAATACGGTGATAAACAAATTCCGTATTGCTTACCCATAAATATTGATGAGTTGAACGATGAGTTTATTCAATACCTGAATTTTGGTGGTTACCCCGAAGTGGTATTATCCGAAAAAATCCAAAAGGATATGGGAAGGTATGTGAAAAACGACATTGTAGATAAAGTGTTATTAAGGGATTTACCCAGCTTATACGGCATCAAAGATGTACAAGAACTCAATCGTTTTTTTACTTACATCGCCTATAATACAGGAAACGAATTTTCCTACGAAACCATGTCTAAAGATTCTGGAATTCAAAAAGAAACACTGAAAAAATACTTAGAATATCTAGAAGCTGCTTTTTTAATAAAAGTGCTAAACAAAGTGGACATCAATGCTAAAAGATTAAAAAGAGTGACCAGCTTCAAAGTGTATTTAACCAATCCCTCCCTTCGAACCGCTTTATTTTCACCCGTAAAAGGCATGGATAGTGAAATGGGAAATATGGTAGAAACGGCCATTCTCTCCCAATGGATGCACCGTGAAAATTTGGATTTAACCTATGCAAGATGGAAAGATGGACGTTCTGAAGGCGAAGTAGATCTGGTTTTAGTAGACGATAAAAAATTTAAACCTGTTTGGGGTGTAGAAATAAAATGGAGTAATCGCTTTTTCGAAATGCCTCAAGATTTAAAGAGTTTAATAAAATTTTGTAAAGCCAACCAATTTGAAAAGGCATTAGTAACCACGATCGACAAGCAAGATACAAAGCTTGAGAGTGAGATCAGTTTTACTTTTGTTCCAGCCTCAGTCTACGCTTATAATATTGGAGAAATTACCTTAGAAAAGAAAACCAAATAA
- a CDS encoding YciE/YciF ferroxidase family protein yields the protein MKKEQKTENQNSQNTRMVSPKSSAAEGLRSLFIDELKDIVYAERALLKALPKMANNCSSIKLKKAIETHVSVTEQQVERLRKVFDILDESDRGKKCDAMEGLIKEGESILEETEPGAVRDAAIISASQKIEHYEIASYGTLVAFAKTLGEEEVASLLEETLNEEKDADVTLTKAAYNDINFDATDQE from the coding sequence ATGAAAAAGGAACAAAAAACAGAAAACCAAAATTCACAAAATACCAGAATGGTAAGCCCTAAAAGTTCAGCTGCTGAAGGTTTAAGATCCTTGTTTATTGATGAACTAAAAGATATTGTGTATGCCGAGCGAGCGCTCTTAAAGGCGTTGCCTAAAATGGCTAATAACTGTAGCAGCATCAAACTTAAGAAAGCAATTGAAACTCATGTAAGTGTTACAGAACAACAAGTGGAACGTTTGCGTAAAGTTTTTGATATATTAGATGAATCCGACCGAGGAAAAAAATGTGATGCCATGGAGGGTTTGATTAAAGAAGGAGAGAGTATTTTAGAAGAAACCGAGCCAGGTGCGGTTCGTGATGCTGCCATTATTTCTGCTTCACAAAAAATAGAGCATTATGAAATTGCTTCCTATGGTACTTTAGTAGCATTTGCAAAAACCTTAGGCGAAGAGGAAGTAGCCTCTTTGCTAGAAGAAACGCTAAACGAAGAAAAAGATGCCGATGTAACGCTCACGAAAGCAGCTTATAACGACATAAATTTTGATGCCACTGACCAGGAATAA
- a CDS encoding protein-disulfide reductase DsbD family protein — translation MRNLLTFLVLFVTSLGFSQVQDPVKWKSSIEKISDTEYQIKLDAVIEEPWHMYSQFTPEGGPLPLEFIYNNAQGNYEPQGKANESEYTKKFNDIFEVDEYYFAKEAHFTHNIKITNPEVKNIQLELSYQACIDMCIQQNKFFVFDLATVTSKEVLNFEDLSTVTPTSNDTTKTKPLADNPATDKSEKKGLMTIFILSFLGGFAALFTPCVFPMIPMTVSFFTKQSKSRAKGIKNALIYGFSIIFIYVVLGFAVAKIFGADALNELSTSVSFNIIFFVLLVVFAASFLGAFEIMLPNSWANKVDRQADRGGMIGIFFMALALAIVSFSCTGPIVGGLLVEAASMGGIAPLVGMFGFSLALALPFMLFAMFPGWLNSMPRSGGWMNTVKVSLGFLELAFAFKFLSNADLVLQAHWLEREVFLAIWIAIFAAWAVYLFGKIQLPHDSKLDKISVGRLFMALLVSTFTIYLVPGLWGAPLKLISGFPPPMTYSESPYGVGNSKGGVGSLSEIPDGAKEGPQGIITFTDYDKGMDYAKEVNKPVLLDFTGHACVNCRKMEENVWSETNVLKILNDQVVLISLYVDEKKPLPEAEQYVSKTTGKKIKTVGNKWSDFQIEKYQANAQPYYIVLDNEGNSLNTPVGYTPEVTEYENWLQEGITNYSK, via the coding sequence ATGAGAAATTTACTCACTTTTCTGGTGCTGTTTGTAACCAGTTTAGGTTTTTCGCAGGTGCAAGATCCTGTAAAATGGAAATCGAGTATCGAAAAAATTTCAGATACAGAATATCAAATAAAACTAGATGCTGTCATTGAAGAACCTTGGCACATGTATTCGCAATTTACACCAGAAGGCGGACCACTTCCATTAGAGTTTATCTACAACAATGCCCAAGGAAACTACGAACCCCAAGGAAAAGCAAATGAAAGTGAATACACCAAAAAATTTAATGATATTTTCGAAGTTGATGAATATTATTTTGCTAAAGAAGCGCATTTTACACACAACATAAAAATTACAAACCCTGAAGTTAAAAATATTCAATTAGAACTTTCTTATCAGGCTTGTATTGATATGTGTATTCAGCAGAATAAATTTTTTGTGTTTGATTTAGCAACTGTTACATCAAAGGAAGTTTTAAATTTTGAAGATTTATCTACAGTTACACCTACTTCAAACGATACAACAAAAACAAAACCATTAGCAGATAATCCGGCGACAGATAAGTCAGAAAAGAAAGGATTAATGACTATTTTTATACTTTCTTTTTTAGGTGGGTTTGCCGCACTATTTACTCCGTGTGTTTTTCCAATGATTCCCATGACGGTTAGTTTTTTTACCAAACAAAGCAAATCGCGTGCAAAAGGAATCAAAAACGCACTTATTTATGGTTTTTCAATCATCTTTATATATGTGGTTTTAGGTTTTGCAGTTGCTAAAATATTTGGAGCCGATGCTTTAAACGAATTATCTACAAGCGTTTCATTCAATATAATTTTCTTTGTATTGTTAGTGGTTTTTGCTGCATCTTTTTTAGGAGCGTTCGAAATTATGCTTCCAAATTCATGGGCAAATAAAGTAGATCGTCAAGCAGATAGAGGAGGTATGATTGGTATTTTCTTCATGGCATTGGCATTGGCAATTGTGTCTTTTTCATGTACAGGGCCTATTGTTGGAGGTTTACTAGTTGAAGCCGCCTCGATGGGTGGTATAGCTCCCCTTGTAGGAATGTTCGGTTTTTCATTAGCATTGGCATTACCATTTATGTTGTTTGCCATGTTTCCGGGTTGGTTGAATTCTATGCCCCGTTCTGGCGGATGGATGAACACCGTAAAAGTTTCTTTAGGATTTTTAGAATTAGCTTTTGCTTTCAAATTTTTATCGAATGCCGATTTGGTTTTGCAAGCACATTGGTTAGAACGCGAAGTATTCTTGGCAATATGGATCGCCATTTTTGCAGCGTGGGCAGTTTATTTGTTCGGAAAAATTCAGTTACCGCATGATTCTAAATTAGATAAAATATCGGTAGGTAGATTATTCATGGCATTGTTGGTATCAACTTTTACCATTTATTTGGTTCCTGGATTATGGGGTGCGCCTTTGAAATTAATTTCAGGCTTTCCACCACCAATGACCTATTCTGAAAGTCCGTATGGTGTAGGGAATTCTAAAGGGGGTGTAGGATCTTTAAGCGAAATTCCAGATGGCGCAAAAGAAGGGCCACAAGGAATCATCACTTTTACAGATTATGATAAAGGAATGGATTATGCAAAAGAGGTCAACAAGCCAGTTTTGTTAGATTTTACAGGTCATGCATGTGTCAATTGTCGTAAGATGGAAGAAAACGTTTGGTCTGAAACTAATGTGTTAAAAATTTTAAATGACCAGGTGGTTTTAATATCTTTATACGTTGATGAAAAGAAGCCATTGCCAGAAGCAGAACAATACGTTTCTAAAACAACGGGCAAGAAAATTAAAACGGTAGGTAATAAATGGAGTGATTTCCAGATTGAAAAGTATCAGGCAAATGCACAACCTTATTATATTGTTTTAGATAATGAAGGAAATTCATTGAACACACCGGTTGGTTACACACCAGAAGTTACTGAATACGAAAATTGGCTACAAGAAGGAATTACAAATTATTCAAAATAA
- a CDS encoding thiol-disulfide oxidoreductase DCC family protein, giving the protein MNDRYILLYDGECGFCNYWVNWVMRNDKKGDIHFASLQGDFGQNFLSKNNLPLDKFNTLYLIHPNGKTYKKSDAILKIGSLLKAWYKWFGIFKIIPKVIRDKIYDLVAENRKHIRTNNCTLPTKEQRARFIN; this is encoded by the coding sequence ATGAATGATAGATATATTTTATTATACGATGGCGAATGTGGATTCTGTAATTATTGGGTGAATTGGGTGATGCGTAATGATAAAAAAGGGGATATCCACTTTGCATCTTTACAAGGAGATTTTGGACAAAATTTTCTTTCAAAAAACAATTTACCTTTAGATAAATTCAACACCTTGTATTTAATTCATCCAAACGGTAAAACATACAAAAAGTCGGATGCTATTTTAAAAATAGGTAGCTTGTTAAAAGCCTGGTATAAATGGTTTGGTATTTTTAAGATAATTCCCAAAGTAATTCGCGATAAAATTTATGATTTAGTGGCAGAGAATCGAAAGCATATCCGTACCAATAACTGCACACTACCAACTAAAGAACAACGTGCACGTTTTATTAATTAG
- a CDS encoding type I restriction-modification system subunit M, whose amino-acid sequence MAKKVQTKSTEEILWDSANKLRGSVEPSEYKHVVLSLIFLKFANDKFLRRRQELINEHKEAFLDIPEFYQAENVFYLPEASRWTYIIANAKQDDITLKIDSALKTIERTNKSLEGALPDNYFSRLGLDQSKFSALLDTINNIDTLKDEAQDIVGRVYEYFLSKFAIAEGKGKGEFYTPKSIVNLIAEMIEPYKGKIYDPSCGSGGMFVQSLKFIEKHQGNKKDISIYGQELTNTTFKLAKMNLAIRGISANLGNKAADTFGDDQHKELKADYIMANPPFNLKDWRAENELTDDPRWAGYEVPPKSNANYAWILTMISKLSQNGVAGFILANGALSGGGEEYKIRKQIIENDLVEAIVILPRAMFYSTDISVTLWILNRNKNERTFVVNDGMKNYRNRKGEVLFMDLRQKGEPFEKKFIQFGEEEITSIATHYHNWQQTDWKETYQDIPEYSYSATLEEIRKKDYSLVPSKYIEFVNRDESLDYNEQMQSLQADLKDLFQKESRLKEEVANVFKTLGYEL is encoded by the coding sequence ATGGCTAAAAAAGTTCAAACAAAAAGCACCGAAGAAATCTTATGGGATTCTGCCAATAAATTACGTGGTTCTGTAGAACCGTCTGAATATAAACACGTGGTTTTAAGTCTCATCTTCCTCAAATTTGCGAATGATAAATTTCTGAGACGAAGACAAGAACTCATCAACGAACACAAAGAAGCTTTTTTGGATATTCCCGAATTTTATCAGGCGGAAAATGTGTTTTACCTGCCAGAAGCATCTCGTTGGACCTACATTATCGCAAATGCAAAACAAGACGATATTACGTTAAAAATTGATTCTGCACTGAAAACCATTGAACGCACCAACAAATCTTTGGAAGGCGCTTTGCCCGACAATTATTTCTCACGCTTAGGTTTGGATCAATCTAAGTTTTCTGCCTTATTAGATACCATAAACAATATTGATACACTGAAAGATGAAGCGCAAGATATTGTGGGTCGTGTGTATGAATACTTTTTGAGCAAATTTGCCATTGCCGAAGGAAAAGGAAAAGGAGAATTCTATACGCCGAAGTCGATTGTAAATTTAATTGCCGAAATGATTGAACCTTACAAAGGAAAAATCTATGACCCGTCTTGTGGTTCGGGTGGTATGTTTGTACAATCGTTGAAGTTTATTGAAAAGCATCAAGGAAACAAAAAAGACATTTCCATTTATGGACAAGAGTTAACCAATACTACCTTTAAGCTGGCAAAAATGAACTTGGCAATTCGTGGCATTTCTGCTAATTTAGGCAATAAAGCTGCCGATACGTTTGGAGACGATCAGCACAAGGAATTGAAAGCCGATTACATTATGGCGAATCCACCTTTTAATTTAAAAGATTGGCGTGCCGAAAACGAATTAACCGACGATCCACGTTGGGCAGGTTACGAAGTGCCTCCAAAATCTAATGCCAATTACGCATGGATTTTGACTATGATTTCTAAATTGTCACAAAACGGAGTAGCTGGATTTATCTTGGCAAATGGTGCACTTTCTGGTGGTGGCGAAGAATACAAAATACGTAAACAAATTATTGAAAACGATTTGGTGGAAGCGATTGTGATTTTACCAAGAGCCATGTTTTATTCTACTGATATTTCGGTGACGCTTTGGATATTGAACCGAAATAAGAACGAAAGAACTTTTGTGGTAAACGACGGTATGAAGAATTACCGTAACCGCAAAGGCGAAGTTTTGTTTATGGATTTACGCCAAAAAGGCGAACCTTTTGAAAAGAAATTTATTCAGTTTGGCGAAGAAGAGATTACCTCAATCGCTACACATTATCATAACTGGCAACAAACCGATTGGAAAGAAACGTATCAAGATATTCCCGAATATTCTTATTCAGCCACATTAGAAGAAATCCGCAAAAAAGATTATTCTTTAGTACCAAGTAAATATATCGAATTTGTAAACCGTGATGAAAGTTTGGATTATAACGAACAGATGCAAAGTTTACAAGCAGATTTGAAAGATTTGTTTCAGAAAGAAAGCCGATTAAAAGAAGAGGTTGCCAACGTTTTTAAAACTTTGGGGTATGAGTTATAA
- a CDS encoding restriction endonuclease subunit S, protein MSYKKLGKYITLIDNRNKELSDAPLLGVSVQKRFIPSIANTIGSDMSKYKLIERNNFVYIADTSRRGDKIGIALLKEFDKAMISQAYTSFKIIDENELSPDYLMMWFSRPEFDRYARYHSIGSVREVFDWKDMCEVELPIPSIEKQREIVAQYQAVENKIRVNEAICEKLEATAQALYKHWFVDFEFPFSDTEASLSDTVAPLSDTEALEVSGEAPEVSGEALEVLGEAPEVSGVASRASATRGYKSSGGKMVWNEELGKEIPEGWEVKEFQTIAKVTSGKKSKGDLGTKYPIYGAGGITGYSDDYLFNEKIIIIGRVGTHGKVFIEYEKSYPSDNTLVFTPENLYFSYFILKFLNYDELNKGGVQALLTQTDLKQLKVLLPNFDLKLFENYVEKPFILKSKIEIENQKLTQLQSLLLSRLAVGEEERKKITV, encoded by the coding sequence ATGAGTTATAAAAAACTAGGAAAATATATTACACTAATAGACAATCGGAATAAAGAATTGTCAGATGCTCCATTACTAGGCGTTTCTGTACAAAAACGATTTATCCCCTCAATAGCCAATACAATTGGATCCGATATGTCAAAATATAAACTGATTGAGAGGAATAATTTTGTTTATATAGCAGATACATCTAGGCGAGGCGATAAAATAGGAATAGCATTGTTGAAAGAGTTTGATAAAGCTATGATTTCACAAGCATATACAAGTTTTAAAATTATTGATGAAAATGAACTATCACCAGATTACTTGATGATGTGGTTCTCACGACCAGAGTTTGATCGATACGCCAGATATCATTCTATTGGAAGTGTTAGAGAAGTTTTTGATTGGAAAGATATGTGTGAAGTTGAATTACCCATTCCATCCATCGAAAAGCAACGTGAAATTGTAGCCCAATACCAAGCGGTAGAAAACAAAATACGAGTTAACGAAGCCATTTGCGAAAAACTAGAAGCTACTGCACAGGCTTTGTATAAACATTGGTTTGTAGATTTTGAGTTTCCCTTTTCGGACACTGAGGCTTCTTTATCCGACACAGTGGCTCCTTTATCGGACACTGAGGCTCTCGAAGTGTCTGGTGAGGCTCCCGAAGTGTCTGGTGAGGCTCTCGAAGTGTTAGGTGAGGCTCCCGAAGTGTCTGGTGTGGCTTCGAGAGCCTCAGCCACCAGAGGATACAAATCTTCTGGCGGTAAAATGGTTTGGAATGAGGAACTTGGGAAGGAGATTCCGGAGGGGTGGGAAGTGAAAGAATTTCAAACAATTGCTAAAGTAACAAGTGGCAAAAAATCAAAAGGAGATTTAGGGACAAAATATCCAATATATGGAGCTGGAGGAATAACTGGATACTCAGATGATTATTTATTTAATGAAAAAATAATAATTATAGGAAGAGTTGGAACGCACGGAAAAGTATTTATTGAATATGAAAAATCATATCCTTCAGATAATACGTTAGTTTTCACACCTGAAAATTTGTATTTCAGTTATTTTATATTGAAATTTTTAAATTATGATGAATTAAACAAAGGAGGTGTTCAGGCACTATTAACTCAAACTGACCTTAAACAATTGAAAGTATTACTTCCAAATTTTGATTTAAAGTTATTCGAAAATTATGTAGAAAAACCATTCATTTTAAAAAGTAAAATCGAAATAGAAAACCAAAAACTCACTCAACTCCAAAGTTTGTTGTTGTCTCGGTTGGCGGTTGGGGAGGAAGAAAGGAAAAAGATAACGGTGTAA
- a CDS encoding transposase — translation MNRYNPQKHHRRSIRLQDYDYSQEGLYFITICCQDRAHLFGKVVSGEMILNSYGEIVQKEWLNTSEIRDNVLLHEFVVMPNHFHSIVEIKFQKGNNEIGKFKSPSQTVGAIIRGYKIATIKKIKDYILNMGEKSSGRTSEKINSTGELQFAPTAPTAPTAPIAPTAPIAPTEKIKELDFKIWQRNYYEHIIRNQQAYERISDYIRNNPKRWDDDKFYRIK, via the coding sequence ATGAATAGATACAATCCACAAAAACACCATCGCCGATCGATACGTTTGCAAGATTATGATTATAGCCAGGAAGGATTGTATTTTATCACGATTTGTTGTCAGGATAGAGCGCATTTGTTTGGGAAGGTTGTAAGCGGAGAAATGATATTGAACAGCTATGGAGAAATAGTACAAAAAGAATGGCTAAATACTAGTGAAATAAGAGATAATGTTTTGTTACACGAATTTGTCGTGATGCCTAATCATTTTCATTCAATCGTAGAAATAAAATTTCAAAAAGGAAATAATGAGATTGGGAAATTTAAATCGCCATCACAAACGGTGGGAGCTATTATCAGAGGATATAAAATAGCAACGATTAAAAAAATAAAAGATTATATCTTAAATATGGGCGAAAAATCTTCAGGAAGAACGAGCGAAAAAATAAACAGTACGGGCGAATTGCAATTCGCCCCAACCGCCCCAACCGCCCCAACCGCCCCAATCGCCCCGACCGCCCCAATCGCCCCGACGGAAAAGATAAAAGAATTAGATTTTAAGATTTGGCAAAGGAATTATTATGAGCATATCATTAGAAACCAACAGGCATACGAAAGAATATCTGACTATATTAGAAATAATCCGAAACGCTGGGACGATGATAAATTTTATAGGATAAAATAA
- a CDS encoding DUF421 domain-containing protein, which translates to MKDLFFKNWESLYHILICGTIAYLSLFIFIKISGKRTLAKLNAFDFVVSVTLGSILSSIILLKVSIAEGLTGLFIIISLQYLLAFLAKKSDTMEKVINSTPSLLFYNGKFLNDALQNELITKEEVYAEIRSYKIENINDVRAVVLELNGDMTVVKKSDVLNKKTSLKDIIKE; encoded by the coding sequence ATGAAAGACCTATTCTTCAAAAATTGGGAAAGTTTGTACCACATACTAATTTGTGGAACAATAGCTTATTTAAGCCTCTTTATATTCATTAAAATATCTGGAAAAAGAACATTAGCCAAATTAAATGCATTCGATTTTGTGGTATCTGTAACACTAGGGTCAATATTATCGTCTATTATTTTATTAAAAGTATCGATTGCCGAAGGATTAACCGGTCTTTTTATAATCATCTCGTTGCAATACCTATTAGCTTTTCTTGCTAAAAAATCAGATACAATGGAAAAAGTAATTAATTCCACACCAAGCCTTTTATTTTACAATGGAAAATTTTTAAACGATGCTCTACAAAATGAACTAATTACAAAAGAGGAAGTTTATGCCGAAATCAGGAGTTATAAAATTGAGAATATTAACGATGTACGTGCCGTGGTATTGGAACTTAATGGAGATATGACAGTAGTTAAAAAATCGGATGTATTGAATAAAAAAACTTCTTTAAAAGATATAATTAAAGAATAA